The DNA region AGGTAAACTAGAAACAGATCAAGAGGCTGTAATTTACTTGatatcttttcttctttttttttttttcccttctttcttttgggGCTATTATTCTTAAGTTTTTCTGAGTTTCATTGTGGAGCAGGCCATGTTTGTCAGCTTTGGGCTAGCAAAGGAGAGGGGTGGAAACTGTTATTTGAGGTCAGAGTCACTTTTTTATTTGTGTGCAAGCCCTTTATGTATTAGAGGTGTGCTTTTTCTGTGCGTCTACTAGATCGTGCTTAGGTAGAAACTCAAAGAGTTTTGTGCCATTAGCATCAAGTTAGGCATGAAGGGTGTTTTGGTTCCTTTGAGTCAGTTACTCCTTCCTTAGAGTGTGTGTCATTGGATAGAAGCTTGGATGTTAAGATATATCCTGACTGTCATGCTAGGCATGTTGATGTGGGTTGGCGAAATGGTCCTCTTCTACTCGATTTGCAGATTTAGCAATCTATAATactaaaatttttttacttatatGCCGAGGAAGTAATAATGAGTTTCCAGGAAATTTATATTGGTTTAGGATTAGGGGGTTTTGGATCATGACATTTTACCATGTCATGTCTTTTATCATGGATGATCAAGCTAGGTGAACAGCCCCAGCTTAGAACAATTCTTCAAATAGTTATCTACTAGAATTCTGAACAGCTTTTAACTATTTGAAATATGTTAAGAAATGTTCTGATTACTCCTTGGATCCCCAAAAAGAGCAAATAACCTGCTCGATTTTACCTTAGGGACTGAACATCTTACTCGCAATCAATTTTCGATGTTCTTGTCTACTGTTTATATGCTAATATACTGAAAGATGCTGGTTGGCTCATCTTTTCCACTGGGTTGGTGCTCAACTGGTATTGTATAAATATGTTTTAAACACTCAAAAGAGAATCTGAAACTGATAGATCATAATATGTTCCAGTTAGCGTTTTGATTTTTTGATTTGGTCGACTTTTCAGAATTCATTTactattttgattttttgatttaatgtgttccaatatatatgtatttaaaaGATGCTCTTTACTAATTAATGTTATAAATTTGACATCCTCTAATATGCTACAATTTCTACGAATAACATCTCTGCATTCTGCATTGAGATTTCATTTCTAAGATGTACATGAACAATGATATTTCAACATACACTCCTAGGTGAAGCCACTTATCAAAAAGGGGACAACAATGATACTTGAAAATCGCTTGCTAAAGTCAAATTGTCGTGAGGGTTATATCTCTAGAGATATAGTTAGAATTTTCTTGggatatttatttgttatagTGAACTTCCTTCAGCGCTGATTACATTATTATTCGTATTGTTTTCCCAGATTTGATGATACAAATCCTGAAGCTGAAAAGAAGGAATACATTGACCATATCAAAGAAATAGTTGATTGGATGGGTTGGAAACCTTTCAAGGTAGGGTCACTTTGAGGGATTAATTGATTTCTGTCTTGAggtctttttttaaaatactaTCTATTGGATTTTGTAGATCACTTATGCCAGTGATTACTTCCAAGAGTTGTATGATCTAGCGGTAGAGCTCATACGTCGGGGTCATGCTTATGTTGATCACCAGGTTTGTCATATCATGAACCTCAAGAGATCGACACATCTCAATGTGTAGTTCCCCTGCACTTTTATAGTTGATTTTTGTCAAATTGTGAATTCTTGTTTACTAGGAAGCTCAGAATGTACTGGCAAAatgtgtatttatttatttaatgaagggtaaattttgtaaagaaGATTGTAGTTTCAAGGTGTTCCCAAGTTTATTCcggattttacggtgtcatcTCAAAAAGTCACAAGGTTTCGTTTCGATTTGAAATCTGTCCCGCCATAAATTTCCTGTTAATTTTCCATCTGATGTGGCACAGTTAAATAATTGTTTAAtgtcagaaaataaaaggtgctaAAAGGCTGAACTTAAAAGTGCTAAAAGTGTCAGATGTCATTGCTGcactgaattttttttttgtcaaatgtatttttaaattttttggttttttcttttgttgggGGTTGATCAACTGTACTGATTTTATCTATAAATGCATCCCTTCGTTTGTGAAAACCAGTTTCCCAATTTGGCAAATTGGATATTCAAATAACCTAGTCAAGCTTTTATTTCTCATGGTCATAAGAGTCGTTAAGCATGTTTTACGTTTTTATTGTATCACGTTAATTGCTTCGGTTTCAGCAGTTTGCAGATGTCACCTTGGTAATTCTAATTGACTGTATGAACTGAATCGTTATCTTtttattgtttctttttcctttatcTAGACACCTGATGAAATAAAGGAGTACAGAgaaaagaagatgaacagtcCTTGGAGAGACCGGCCTATTGAAGAATCATTGAAACTGTTTGATGACATGAGAAGGGGATTGATTGAGGAAGGAAAAGCAACACTTAGAATGAAGCAGGATATGCAGAGTGataattttaatatgtatGACCTTATTGCATACCGTATTAAGGCAAGTATTGATGTTACTTTTGGAACTCTGTCCATGTGCTTATTCGTAAGCTAATGCTTGGCTTTCCTTCCTGTAGTTTACACCCCATCCTCATGCTGGAGATAAATGGTGTATCTATCCAAGCTATGATTATGCTCACTGCATTGTTGATTCCCTTGAGAATATCACGCATTCGGTATGTTTTACTTTTTTGATTGATTTCTTCTAATATTGTATTCTTggtagatttttcttttagttttccCTCTTTGTTGATTAGAATAGCATTCATAGATAGAGTAAGACGAGGGGAGCAACCTCATGAAAAACTGTCACAAGCAAGTGATGAGATTAGATGATGCATCCTCTTGTCGTTGTAAGAAACAGTCAAGTGTAGAAAGGGAAAATGAGGCATGTTTCGGGATCAAAAAGTTGATAGGCGTGTTCCAGGCTAAAATTGTTTTCCGTGACAGTCCATCCTGTGAAAGTGATTTCTTTGTAATCTGGGTAGAAGTAACTGCATGTTTATATTCAAGAGTTGGCTTGGCTTAGTACCGGCAGAATGATAACAATTCAGCAACTGGTTTTGGTTAATTAGCATAGGCTGACTTCATTAATTTCCCATTTGGTCAAACttccttttaatttccttCAATGTTGAGGGAACGAGATTTTTGGATGTAGAGGTTCAGAACGTTAATACAGAGATCTAAGTAAAGCAGTTGATGCAAATCACATTAATAAAGTAATATTGCAACGTACCAAATTcagataaaataaatgtgaTCCTCAAAAGAAGAATAGATGGAACTGCTTAGCAAGAGCACTGGTGTAGTCTTGAGACTGGAGAATGATTACTGAATGATTTGGTCCAAAACCGGAATATCTAGGGGTGAAGTTACAGTTCTTCCAAAATACCCTCAGTAATAGGAGGAAGATAATTGGAAGAGCAGAATAGGAGTGTAAAAGATTGTTTTGCTAGTTCTTTTAGCTCCTTAGTATTTAAGTTGAAAAAAGAAGTGAGATAATCAGTTTGAACATGTCCACTGCAAAATCGGGAATGGAGTGTGTTTTGCTTGAAATTGGGAGACCTTATATCTCTGCATGCTTATTTCTCGGAAAAGTCCATATATAGTTACAATTTTCTCCCTGGAAAAGAGTTATGAAACGCGTGGCACTTGGTTTTTCACTTGCTTATATTAGTGCTAATTTAGATCTAGGAAGTAAGACTTGGAGCTTAAACCTTGTGCCAACATTGCACTGACCGGAAAACATCCAACTCTAAATGACATTTCTTCTGTCAGCTAATGTTTCTGCATTGTGCAATCCTATGTTGCTGTACTTGCCTGTTTGGAGTATCCTTCGTGTATCAAATATCCTGTTGCCGTTTCCTGTTTCTATACTTATTCATCTGCCTGTACTTCTCCAGCTATGCACGCTTGAATTTGAGACCCGCCGTGCTTCCTATTATTGGTTATTGCATGCTTTGGATCTATATCAGCCCTATGTATGGGAATATTCTCGACTGAATGTCACAAATACAGTAATGTCAAAGCGAAAGGTGAGATTGCACATCCAATACTTTCTGCATGTCAAATAATTTCTGCACATCTTTTTCTAATCTTGAAAAATGGCCTCAACATCGTGTTCTTGCAGTTAAATCGACTTGTGACTGACAAGTGGGTTGATGGTTGGGATGATCCTCGTCTTATGACTCTTGCTGGTTTGCGGCGTCGAGGCGTGACTTCAACTTCTATTAATGCATTCGTTCGAGGAATAGGAATCACTAGGAGGTTGAGTTCGTAAAAGACatctaaaatatattgaatGAGTGTTATTAGGCAACTTTTGCTCAATTGTTTTCCCTTTTATCATGCAGTGATAGTAGCACAATAAGGTTGGATCGCCTCGAATATCACATACGAGAAGAACTGAACAAAACAGCCCCTCGAACAATGGTTGTCCTTAATCCACTTAAGGTGTGTCCTGATTTGTCTTTAAACTTAACTATTTCTCATCTTCATCATTAAGCTTCACTGTTGTTGTTTCTTGATTTTAAGGTTGTGATAACCAATTTAGAAGCGGGTTCCGTATTGGACCTTGATGCAAAGAAATGGCCGGATGCTCAAACAGACGATGCTGTTTATAAGGTAAATCTAGGAACTACAAGCTGAATGCGCCTTTGGATATAGCATGACGTGTAAATAAGTGAAACTTGTATGTTTTTGTATTAGGGTATGTTATTAGTTGCGATACAAAGATCCATAGACGTGGACTTCATAAAGTTTTTGAGCACCCagattatttcttttcttcgtCAGTTTgtattgttttcctttttggaTCTGTCATTAATAGTGCTTACATGACACTTGAAGGTTCCATTCTCCAATACAGTATACATAGAACGATCTGATTTCCGCTTGAAAGACTCAAAAGATTACTATGGCCTTGCTCCTGGGAAATCCGTGTTACTAAGGTATGTAGAAGCGGGAAATTTTTCCCTGCTAATCTGGCTTAGTAAAATGTGGCTTCGATGTTGAACCTTATATCATGTTGTAGATATGCATTCCCGATAAATTGCATGGATGTTATTCTAGCTGATGACAAGGAGACGGTCCTTGAGATTCGGGCAGAGTATGACCcctcaaagaagacaaaaCCAAAGGTTCCATTTTCTTATTGCCATTGACTGCTGTCAATATGAAGTCGTATTTATGGCTCCGTGCagttcttattttattttctcacaTCTATATTTTATGTGTCTGGTAATATTCAGGGGGTGCTTCACTGGGTTGCTGAACCTTCTGCTGGTGTCGATCCACTTCAGGTGGAAGTGAGATTGTTTGACAAGCTATTTAAATCCGAGGTTTGGAACTTTTCTTGGGGAGGATTCTCAATGATTTCTACCCTTTGCTGCTACTTTTTGTGTAAAAGAAGATGGATACTAAGTTTGTTATTTGATTCAAACAGACTCCTGCTGAACTGGCTGACTGGCTCGGTGATCTGAACCCGCAGTCGAAGGTCGTCATCCCCAGTGCCTATGCCGTTACTTCTCTTCGAGAAGCTGCTGTCGGCGACAGTTTCCAGTTTGAAAGGCTTGGTAAGTACCCATATCCTTTTCTTCGTCATGACAGTTCAGGTACTGCTGTcttccacccaaaaaaaaataaataaaagaaaaaaatggttAATTTCACCATGCTtcacgatattttgaaaattttcacaacATAACACATATCATCATAATTTCACCAAATCgtatgatattttgaaattttttcatggCTAGCACGAAACGCAATAATTTCACCATATGGCacaaaatttctaaaaattttcatgGCATAGCATGATGTTAGTTTTCCGTCAATGACCTAACGGAGATCTGACTTGACCGTGTAACATTGTGCTATgccatgaaatttttttgaaattttgtgtcaTGCGATGAAATTATTCCGTTTTGTGCTATgtcatgaaaaaatttcaaaatattgtgTGATTTGGTGAAATTATGACGATATGTGCTATGTGGTGAAAAGTTTCAAAATATGGTGCTGTATGGTGaaattaacccaaaaaaaaaaaaagatactgCTGTCTTTATAATGTCAGTAAGTAAAAGCGGACTTCTGTTTTGGATTATTGCAAGGTGACTTCGTGACAATGTTCTGAAACCAATTTCTTCTTTAGTGTGTGATGTCAAAAAATATCGGAAAGAGGATTGATACCCAAATTTTCAGACACTTCTAAAGACTAAATTAATTGCTACTTCATAGGACGTAGTTTCCCTGATTACACACGCACGAATTCCTTGCCAACCTTGTTGGAGATGTTTCTGCTACTGGTTATATTTCTCCTTCTGTCCTATTCTGGTGCTTACGATTTGAATTGCAGGGTATTTCATGGTTGACAAGGACTCGACAACTGAGAAGCTTGTCTTTAACCGGACAGTGACATTGCGGGATAGCTATGGCAAGGGCGGGAAATAGATTATTGTGTCCAAATGCTATAGTCAAAAACTATGGCCAGCAGAGAATCTGAATGTGTTATTATAAGTTTATACGAAATATTCAGTCATGACAACCACGAGctacatttttcatttaacCAATGTTAAATATGTAGTAGCTACTGTAATCCCGCTGTACATCATCATATAAGATACAGTTTGCACCTTTTTCGTCACAGTTGAAGATACTAATGTTTAGCCTGGAACTACATATTCGACATCAGTTGTTTTCTGAACATATATTGTCGCGATGGTGTGTTTCAGTGGAAATGTTGCTGTAGAAGAAATATTAACTTGCCTGTTTTTGCCTTGAGGTGCAGAGTATTCTCAATGGGGGcgaaatattttacaaatccCTCCCCTTGTTATGACAGACGGTAAATAATACTTGTAATGTTGCTATCATCGATTCAAATGTTATCTGCGGGCGGCAAAAGTGGCAAAAATGCTATCTGATACAATCAAAGGGGCCGCCCTCATAGTGCTTCAACCTTTGACCTTCACTATGAATTTTCATTCGGAGGTCATGTCTCCTACCCCAGTTGCTCCAAAAGGAACAACTTCAGCTCGACTTCAGTTTTCCGGGGAGCGATTTAAGTATCCTAACAATTGTCGACCTGATTTGAAGTTTCATTTTGAGATCTTATCGGGCCAGTGCCGTCTTCTCTTTGAAAATCTTGGTGTTCTCATATGCCTCAAGATGAAACCACTCCAACTCGTGAAGTTTTCTCCTCTAACTCAAACTCTTGAGCAAATATTGGATGCGTATTCTTCGTCCTTTTTGGATGAGTAACACTTAATCAGAATTCTTGGAAAATTGACATCACAGCAGTTCCATAGATTCACTTGCAGCTGTTGTGATTAGTTGTTAATCATATAATGGATGAGTTACACTCGCtgaataatttttatactGTTTCTTCTCGTAAATCATCAGGACAAGTTTTTAGTTGTGTATTTTAGGATGATAGAAGTTTATCTCCAGGTATTTGACCAAATAGGATCGTCAAGTTCTTATAGAATCCATCACCGAAATACCCGTAGAAGGGCATGGGGCTAAGCGAAGCGCAAAATGATTTTTCATGAGATGTGAGATAAAAATAGTGATATTTGCTAGCAACAACATTTAGGAGACAGTCAATCAACATGGATGGATCCGGTTCAATTTAGCAGCTTTTTGCTCAATTTCTTGCGAGGTATTTCTAATTTGCATGGTCCAACCATTGAACCTGAAGATTTTTACATTTAACATTTGGTAGGTCGTTTGTATAGTTCCCATCCATAATTCTActgttcaccaaaaaaaaaaacactttaTCCACTGGGCTTGAAAGAAAGGTCTTTATTTAATGCCGAACTCATTAGAAAATACCTATAAAGAGCGGCCCCTATGCGGACCTGGGCCGAAATCAGGAGTCTACAGCCCAAATCTAGTTGCTGGTCGAGGCAAACATGCAGGACATTGTAaggatatatattatttttggaaTAGACGTCATTATGCTGAGGTTTATCGCATGGTATTGATGCAATGGTTTCGATCTCAAGTCATATAACCTTTTGTTATGTCGGCTGCCAAATGTAGCCCAAAGCTAGAATAATTCCAGTACTCTGTAGTCCACTTGCCAAACGATCCAAATGTGCCTAAAGCTCGAGAATTTGCCAAAATCACGAGCCCGATTGAAAGCCTACATTAGCTCTATTACTCCTATAGTGTCCACTTGACAAACGATTTTTTTTAGTGGGTGACGAGGTGGTGGGGACATGTCTTTCCACAGGTATACATACATCGCACCGATTGGAATTGATGGTTCGTTCATCAAAAGGATCTTAGGAAATGATCCCCTTCTGGCACACTTCATTAACCTGAAACCAAGAGATCCTTAGTTCAATTATAATAAGTTCATAGTCCCTTATAAcctttaaaagaaataagaatAGAGAACATCTCTTCTGTCAAAAGGGATAAATTCATGAGGAAGAGTTCAGTCTCATTACGCTAacattatgatttttttttcctggacaagtatatatatgatatgacaGTTAATGAATGATCTCTTTGTTTGTGAAAAGCTGAAAAGTAAAAGGGGGAATGCAATAAGCAagcataatatatatgtgtgtatatatatatatatatatatatatatgatatgacaGTTAATGAATGATCTCTTTGTTTGTGAAAAGCTGAAAAGTAAAAGGGGGAATGCAATAAGCAagcataatatatatgtgtgtatatatatatatatattctgtaTATGTTTTGGTCGCTTTTGAAGTTTCCCAATCGCCATATGACATGAAGTGGAATGGAATTTCGGCCATCAATTTCATCACATGCATTGCTTCGatgctttctttcttttcgcCGAGGATCAGTTCACTTAAAAAGATGTATGTAGGCAGGTAGCTATGGTTGGTCATAGCTGACTTTTGGATGGGACCCTCTCCAACTATTATCAACTAAGTTGAAGATATGTCGATTAGACTGTGTGTTTGATGCATCTAAATTCATGGCGTGCCATTGAATTTATGGGGGCGTGCGGGGTAGCGATGGCGACCCAACTCTTCATCAACGTCATTCCATTTACTCCTCACATGCCGTCTTTTCCTCGGGGAGTCAGTTGGAAATATAATTGTTCCCAAAAGAATCACAGCATAACGTATTGTAGCAAGGAATCCTGATGCTGAACTGATGGGGGTTTATGGTAGAAAATTAAGAGGGGTTTCTATtgatttactttaaggaattGATGTATCTGGAGGAGTTTATTCGGCAAGAAGGAACAGATGGAAGCATATTGTGCTAGAAATGGATTCTGAACTGCTCTTTAGTTAGAAGTCTGAAAGCACAGGTGGAACCGTCATagttatgttttttttttttttttctttttgttttaacCAAGTAAAGCTGATGAGTTTGGTTAGGAGAAATGCAAATGCGACTGCAGCTTGGGTTGCTACCCATTACAAGAAGGGAATGTGCTTTGATGATTGGGTTGACAGACTCCCATTCCATTCTCTTTGTACTTGTTGCTTTGTAAAGATGGTGATGTATCCGTTTGTAATGATCTTCCTGTAAATGACTTTGGCTGATTTGTGCAATAAAGAGGTGTTTGGGATGGGAGGAAGAAGGTAATTAAAAACAAGACTTTAAAAGAAGGCTGAACATCATCTATCATCTATCTATACGTCTAGTCTAGCAAGACAGTTCTGCTATGTTTGCTAGGCCGGAtgagatttttaaaattctaatcTTACGTTTGGTGTTGAATGGATTAGGATTGGAATTAGAATATACCTGGATAAAAGAA from Punica granatum isolate Tunisia-2019 chromosome 3, ASM765513v2, whole genome shotgun sequence includes:
- the LOC116199512 gene encoding glutamine--tRNA ligase, with the protein product MPREETSGADPLELFLKIGLDERTAKNTIANNKVTANLTAVIHEAAVADGCSKTVGNLLYTVATKFPANALVHRPTLLQYIVSSKIKTPAQLDAAFAFFSNTASEKFKLNEFEEACGVGVEVSVQEIEGTVNDIFEEKKSSILEQRYRTNVGELFGHVRKKLPWADPKIVKQIIDTKLYQLLGERTAADDEKPSKKKEKPVKVVDKKTVADAPAPPSEEDLNPFLIFPQPEDNFKVHTEIFFSNGSVLRCGNTKEMLEKHLKLTGGKVFTRFPPEPNGYLHIGHAKAMFVSFGLAKERGGNCYLRFDDTNPEAEKKEYIDHIKEIVDWMGWKPFKITYASDYFQELYDLAVELIRRGHAYVDHQTPDEIKEYREKKMNSPWRDRPIEESLKLFDDMRRGLIEEGKATLRMKQDMQSDNFNMYDLIAYRIKFTPHPHAGDKWCIYPSYDYAHCIVDSLENITHSLCTLEFETRRASYYWLLHALDLYQPYVWEYSRLNVTNTVMSKRKLNRLVTDKWVDGWDDPRLMTLAGLRRRGVTSTSINAFVRGIGITRSDSSTIRLDRLEYHIREELNKTAPRTMVVLNPLKVVITNLEAGSVLDLDAKKWPDAQTDDAVYKVPFSNTVYIERSDFRLKDSKDYYGLAPGKSVLLRYAFPINCMDVILADDKETVLEIRAEYDPSKKTKPKGVLHWVAEPSAGVDPLQVEVRLFDKLFKSETPAELADWLGDLNPQSKVVIPSAYAVTSLREAAVGDSFQFERLGYFMVDKDSTTEKLVFNRTVTLRDSYGKGGK